A window from Chiloscyllium punctatum isolate Juve2018m chromosome 3, sChiPun1.3, whole genome shotgun sequence encodes these proteins:
- the LOC140460980 gene encoding BSD domain-containing protein 1-like isoform X1 encodes MTNRWWGGWIKQNIATAKAKSAKAVELLTRDLAEFTQVIQQDTVTTISATALAFKEKLNVEEHTEGGQVFSKGLSNLLGVISDAFAPTVEESVTSDIRAVNDYQMRISEPYDSLKVRLCNLQVDPATYCTKPDEQYNSWLLSFTLEDEKCTISDLLDNNPPIRDLYAKLVPSEITHSDFWSRYFYRVHQLHQEEALRTALKQRAEQSTYSVDLKWEDDEDEWNDTSLSAAAFKPKDLNMVTNDRYELPGNTMEETGSRVTASILSDNASDEIQPLALLSIGGTQGIQLKHPAGETIQMLESGLEIEKKLENKMVLKEDLCDKLFGDEGISTGGEDSPGFEESLMSTLERNHDRLNLQSVIAKNKSINLNSNVEESAFLGIKGNTDYFENWDEDLDLDMTEEEIQLTLSRAEASGELDPEDWDDWVCEQK; translated from the exons TCTGCGAAAGCTGTGGAGCTTTTGACCCGTGATCTGGCTGAATTTACTCAGGTTATCCAACAGGATACTGTGACTACAATTTCAGCAACAGCCTTAGCATTCAAAGAGAAACTTAAT GTTGAGGAGCACACAGAAGGTGGTCAGGTATTTAGCAAGGGGCTTTCAAACTTGCTTGGAGTGATCTCTGATGCGTTTGCACCTACAGTGGAAGAATCTGTCACTTCTGATATACGAGCAGTAAATGACTATCAGATGAGAATTAGTGAGCCATATGATAGTCTGAAG gTCCGACTCTGTAACCTTCAGGTTGATCCTGCAACATACTGCACGAAACCAGACG AACAGTATAACTCCTGGTTGTTGAGCTTCACCTTAGAGGATGAGAAATGTACTATATCTGACCTCTTGGACAATAATCCACCCATAAGAGATCTTTATGCAAAACTG GTTCCCTCTGAAATTACTCATTCAGACTTCTGGTCTCGCTATTTCTATAGAGTCCATCAGCTTCACCAG GAAGAAGCTCTGAGAACAGCTTTAAAACAAAGAGCAGAACAAAGTACATACTCTGTGGACCTTAAATGGGAAGATGACGAAG ATGAGTGGAATGATACAAGCCTTTCTGCTGCTGCTTTTAAACCGAAAGACCTAAATATGGTAACTAATGACAGGTATGAACTACCAGGAAACACAATGGAAGAAACTGGCTCGAGAGTTACTGCGTCAATTCTTTCTGACAACGCATCTGATGAAATCCAGCCACTTGCTTTGCTTTCCATTGGAGGCACTCAAGGAATCCAATTGAAACACCCAGCAGGAGAAACTATCCAAATGTTGGAATCAGGTTTGGAAATAGAGAAGAAGCTTGAAAATAAAATGGTTTTAAAAGAAGATTTGTGTGATAAACTATTTGGAGATGAAGGCATAAGTACCGGGGGTGAGGATTCTCCAGGTTTTGAAGAGTCCCTGATGTCCACTCTCGAGAGAAATCACGATCGTCTCAATTTACAATCTGTAATTGCTAAAAATAAATCCATCAATTTAAATTCAAATGTTGAAGAATCTGCTTTTTTGGGTATCAAAG GAAACACTGATTATTTTGAAAACTGGGATGAAGACCTTGATCTGGACATGACTGAAGAGGAAATCCAGTTGACTTTATCTCGAGCTGAAGCCTCAGGAGAG CTCGATCCTGAAGACTGGGATGACTGGGTATGTGAACAGAAGTAA
- the LOC140460980 gene encoding BSD domain-containing protein 1-like isoform X2: MTNRWWGGWIKQNIATAKAKSAKAVELLTRDLAEFTQVIQQDTVTTISATALAFKEKLNVEEHTEGGQVFSKGLSNLLGVISDAFAPTVEESVTSDIRAVNDYQMRISEPYDSLKVRLCNLQVDPATYCTKPDEQYNSWLLSFTLEDEKCTISDLLDNNPPIRDLYAKLEEALRTALKQRAEQSTYSVDLKWEDDEDEWNDTSLSAAAFKPKDLNMVTNDRYELPGNTMEETGSRVTASILSDNASDEIQPLALLSIGGTQGIQLKHPAGETIQMLESGLEIEKKLENKMVLKEDLCDKLFGDEGISTGGEDSPGFEESLMSTLERNHDRLNLQSVIAKNKSINLNSNVEESAFLGIKGNTDYFENWDEDLDLDMTEEEIQLTLSRAEASGELDPEDWDDWVCEQK; the protein is encoded by the exons TCTGCGAAAGCTGTGGAGCTTTTGACCCGTGATCTGGCTGAATTTACTCAGGTTATCCAACAGGATACTGTGACTACAATTTCAGCAACAGCCTTAGCATTCAAAGAGAAACTTAAT GTTGAGGAGCACACAGAAGGTGGTCAGGTATTTAGCAAGGGGCTTTCAAACTTGCTTGGAGTGATCTCTGATGCGTTTGCACCTACAGTGGAAGAATCTGTCACTTCTGATATACGAGCAGTAAATGACTATCAGATGAGAATTAGTGAGCCATATGATAGTCTGAAG gTCCGACTCTGTAACCTTCAGGTTGATCCTGCAACATACTGCACGAAACCAGACG AACAGTATAACTCCTGGTTGTTGAGCTTCACCTTAGAGGATGAGAAATGTACTATATCTGACCTCTTGGACAATAATCCACCCATAAGAGATCTTTATGCAAAACTG GAAGAAGCTCTGAGAACAGCTTTAAAACAAAGAGCAGAACAAAGTACATACTCTGTGGACCTTAAATGGGAAGATGACGAAG ATGAGTGGAATGATACAAGCCTTTCTGCTGCTGCTTTTAAACCGAAAGACCTAAATATGGTAACTAATGACAGGTATGAACTACCAGGAAACACAATGGAAGAAACTGGCTCGAGAGTTACTGCGTCAATTCTTTCTGACAACGCATCTGATGAAATCCAGCCACTTGCTTTGCTTTCCATTGGAGGCACTCAAGGAATCCAATTGAAACACCCAGCAGGAGAAACTATCCAAATGTTGGAATCAGGTTTGGAAATAGAGAAGAAGCTTGAAAATAAAATGGTTTTAAAAGAAGATTTGTGTGATAAACTATTTGGAGATGAAGGCATAAGTACCGGGGGTGAGGATTCTCCAGGTTTTGAAGAGTCCCTGATGTCCACTCTCGAGAGAAATCACGATCGTCTCAATTTACAATCTGTAATTGCTAAAAATAAATCCATCAATTTAAATTCAAATGTTGAAGAATCTGCTTTTTTGGGTATCAAAG GAAACACTGATTATTTTGAAAACTGGGATGAAGACCTTGATCTGGACATGACTGAAGAGGAAATCCAGTTGACTTTATCTCGAGCTGAAGCCTCAGGAGAG CTCGATCCTGAAGACTGGGATGACTGGGTATGTGAACAGAAGTAA